The nucleotide window cactggttaaatacggaggacacatttcaccgtgtcactgtgtgctgcgctgtttcacttcactttcactttcaattagaCAAGCAGAGTGGCATTAATGTTTATTCTTCAGACTATAAAGCATAGACCATTTCATTAATGCCCCCTTTCATATGCATTTGGAACGTGCTGAACGCGGCTGTGCCACGTCTGCGTTGAAATGATTTCATGCATAAACACATTTGATGCCCGGGATGAAAGTAACGGGCTTCTGCTTTTAACGCCAGATCACAGGGCCGGGTAGGGCCTGTAATTGCATTTTGCATCTCTCCTTCACCAGCCGACACCACCCATTTCAATTACAGGCTTTATTAAACTTGGGAAATACCAGGCTTCACAAATAATCAGCTCATGCAATTTACTCTCTATGGGATCGGCAAAAGAAGCACAGACTGTGAAATAGCTGCTGTCTGACCCATCAGCAGttcatataaaacacacacacacacacacacacactctgcttttATCACAGCTCGTTGAACTGAAGTAAAAAGACAATACAGACTGTTGGGAGTCATATTTCTACTGTCCCCAGTCACTATTTTGATGTTCACGCCACCACGGCTTTATATGTACAGTAACACCagatttgaaatatattttatattttacattttacatttactgcatttaccagacgcccttatccagagcaacttacagtcagtagttacagggacagtccccccctggagacactcagggttaagtgtcttgctcagggacacaatggtagtaagtggggtttgaacctgggtcttctggttcacaggcgagtgtgttacccgctaggctactaccacctatatTTTACTGTTTAGTAGAGGTTTAGCTGCCTGCAATGTGGTGTAATGCCACTCTGTACCACTCGAGGCGACAATGAGTTAAGGTCGACCTCAGTCCAACATCAGCTCACGATGAAGCTACGGACCCTTTCTTGTTATAGTTGGTTATAAATCATACAATGTTGATAACTCCATTAACCAGGTCCTGCTGAGCTCTTCATTCATATttctctgaaaataaaaaaacaggctaAATAGGTATATTTGAGTTTGCATTCTCTCTGAATATGAAATAATCTGTTTCCAGCAGAACCACGCCCATCTTGGTCTGAGGAATTCTGTAGAAGCTCGATGAAATCTAGAAATAAAGACTTTCACtcataaatatgaaacatttaaaatgttatttgaaagtgaagtgattgtcattgtgaaactctgcagcacagcacacggtgacatggtgaaacgtgtcctctgtatttaaccatcacccttggtgacactgggcaccatgacaggcacccgaggagctgtgtgtggggacggtgctttggtggTTCGAACCAGTCCTCCTCCTTACCCGCCATTTATATCAGGCCACCACTACCGCCAATTAGAATGGCCGAGCAGAAATTCCTGTGGAATAATTATGAGGAAAAAACTTTAATAATTTTATGTAATACATTAATATGTTAATCTGAGTTGATTGTTAATCTCTTAAAATATACAGTTTATAATATTGCATAGAatattacatacattaaaatgctaatttaatAATCTATGTAATTTACAATATATATGttcaaatgttatatatatataaagcactCGTTCTCTGGCCTAAAGGACATTTTTTCTGTCCTCGCAGTCAATCCCAGGCTATTCACCATCCAATTATGAAGGGTAATGACCTGTCAAACAGTTTATACGCCTTTAATAAAAATCCTCCTGAATTCGAGAGGAAGTGAGATGAATTCTGCGCAGCCAACAAGGTGCAGAAGAGCTGAGACGCAGCTGATGAGGGGTGGACGTCTGGGCGACACGGGCGGGTCAGAAGGTCGTGGAGAGAGTGACTGGTGGTAAATCTTCACTGAAGACACTATGACCCTGAGAGCGCCGGCAATGGCCAAGATTTACAGTGTCCGGTCGTGAACGATGATGACAGCACAACGCAGGTCTGATTTCTCTCCACACAAAGTGCTGGGCGAAGACAACAATAAAGCGTGCAGAACACTTCTGGCTCAGAAACGAGGCCCAACATCTCATGGTCTGACATTAACAATGGATTTCACTTCAGCACAGATCCAGAAGCCATTTCCAGGACTGCTGATATTGCAGGTAATGTCCTCACGTCCTCAAGTCCCCTGGTGTCATTTACACCGGGGAGTCTGGGCTCCTCACGGAACCTACCAGAGAAACGATTCTAACTGGGACTCTTATAAAGCGAGGAGCCTGATGTAGGCTTAATTCTGACTTAGATGATAAATGGTATTATTGAACATTTGAATATGTATGATATAAATTTAACATGATAAGGACGCTAGAGGGCGACAACTGCATGGATATCCCTATaaattcataattaaaatatcaACTAAAATCACTTAAATGGATCAAGGGTAACGAAcactttttattccattttctgCTGTTCGCTCTGGATGGTAGCGAACAGTTATTAATAGTCTTCTTAatatcagtaataataataataatagtaaagcTTTAACACAATTTGTAGGATCATTAGTTGGTAGATGTCCTGCCTGGTGCAGAATATTCACCTGCAGATGGCACAATAGCACAAAAAAAGACTAACAAAAAAGATCCATAAAAACCTTTTGTCGTATGGTGTGTTCAGCAGACAGATTAAAACCGGCCTGTTTACAGCGGTGAAATATTACATCTGACTGCACTTCCAGACCCGTGATGCCGACGGGCGAAAAATCGTGAAAACAGGAAGATCACAAGCTTGTGTTATGAAGTTACGTCCTGGCATTTATTCTCTTGAATTCTTTTAACAGAACTGTACAATTGGAACCCAAAGTAGATCAtacataatttttcatttaaaagagCAGCatcaaaagcataaaaaagcCTCCAGGAAACAAGAACTTACAATGAGGCAGTGAAAAAGAAACCTGGTAAAAACTCTGTACATAATGGTCATTTTGAAATACTGTATTTGAGATTAAGGTAACGTACagcaaatatacatttaacctCTGGATGGGATtcctcattattattaatattattcatttgaACTCTTCCTGCGTAGGATTCTCTACATTTGGTTATTTTGGAGCATTTGACATTACTGTCCGGGCTACATGACTATAGACGGCATTTCCTGTTTTACATTCTCAGAGCAAGACGATAAATAAAATGATCCTCGTGATCGATTCCCAGAACCTCTTGAGTAGAGGAAGCGCCTCCCCAGAACCGACAGCCTCGGCGCGATGAGgacaaacacgtcacatttctAATTATCCAtcttatttcttcatttgcCAGTAAAACAGCAGCACGTCCGCGCTCTCCGTGGCCTCGGCGGATTCCTCTCAACACGAGATGATGCTGGAGGAGGCGGGACTGGAGCTGGAGCGTCTCATGTGCGGCAGCAGGTACGAGTCGTGGACGCGGTCCtccttcctgtaggccaggcaGCGACGGATAAAGGCCTGGGGACACAACACATGATATAACGGAAAAATCCCATTCCAATTCGATTTAGACTTATTCACCTTAATATCTTACGAGGTTAAAAACGACCTTTAACTGTCTGCAGCACAAGACCCCACAACACAGTCTCACCTTCGCTTCATTACTGGCCACAGGTTTGACAGGAAACTGGACCTCGGTGGCCTTGAGAATAGTGTTTTCCTGCAGAATGTCCTGTTGAGACTGGTTATGACCAAAGGGCTGCAGGGCGTGgagcaaataaatattaatacattttaataacaataaaggaCTTCTGATAAACTCCCAAACAACAATACAATAGCAAGGACGAGCCTTGCTGGGTTTTAAAAGGTTCCTACGCAGCACCTTTATATGAGGGGAACGCGCTTACTTTTCTCCCATAAAGacactggaaaaaaatgacGCCCACGGACCACACGTCCACATTACTGGAGATCTTTGGAGGCTCCTTACCGATGACAAAGCACTCTGGAGGCAAGTACCTTGACAAAGCAgatatgtaaaaagaaaaagaaattcatttcattaatattCACCTACTgatgtaaattaatgtaaagCAGCTGGGTTTCAAAGACCTGAAGAGCCATTCCGACTCCTAAATATCATTATTGCTGCACATTTCTGATAATGAAGCAAATTTGAACTTAATTATCTATGttgattctgaaatctttacataccatttatatttatttgtaattgcCTCACCAGTAAGTGCCAGCTCCCTGTGAGGTCAGATCTATGCCATCCACCCCGTAATTCTCGTCATCCATGATTTTGGACAAACCGAAGTCTGTGATTTTGATCTCACCGCAGGCCGTTCCATCCACCAGGAGGATGTTGCCTGAAGCCGAGAATGAAAAGAAACTTTAGCTGGAATCATGTGACTTCACATAAATTTCATGATCAATTTATTTGCATTACAACGAGCTGCCATTTAATGAACATTCCAGGAAATGTGACTTTCTGCATTGGGGACCAAAGTGGGTGATGTGCAATATCTACAGGGCTTGTATACAAAGTTACAACTCATTTACATTCTTACAATCCTTACATGAATCTTAATACACAATGATGCTTGATAACGGCATTCATGATGACCTGGTTTGAGATCATAATGTATAATGGGAGGTCTGATCTGGTTCAGGTAGCGCAGCGCATTGACGATCTGCATGACGATGGAGCGTGCTTCCTTCTCCGACACCAGCTTGTGCTGTTTCATGTAGAAGTTCAGGTCGTTGCCTTCACAGTATTCCAGAACGGTGCAGAATCTGGGCCAGAAGAACCAGAAGTCAGTGAGGTGAGTGACGAGCCTTTTCATTGGTGCGAGTGGTGCGGTGGTGACGCACGTGTCCGTGTCCAGCGAGAAGTAGTCAAACAACTTGACTATTCTGGGATGGTCCAGCTGCTTGTGGATTCTGTACTCCCTGCAGGCGTGTCTGCTGGGAATAGAAGGTGttactgagagagagagagagagagagagagagagagagaaaataaatgacAGCAGACAG belongs to Denticeps clupeoides chromosome 9, fDenClu1.1, whole genome shotgun sequence and includes:
- the LOC114796508 gene encoding LOW QUALITY PROTEIN: serine/threonine-protein kinase tousled-like 1-B (The sequence of the model RefSeq protein was modified relative to this genomic sequence to represent the inferred CDS: deleted 1 base in 1 codon); translation: MSKKLLVEKSTQEKKACREKSMRDRLRLGHFTTVRHGAPFTKQWTDGYAFQNLVKHQERINQQREDIERQRKLLTKRKPPSASSAQIPTSNSEPKQRKAKTVNGSESDPLLKPSLPQLLTVAEYHEQEEISKLRLGHLKKEEAEIQAELEHLERVRNLHIQELKRINNEDSSQFKEQPTLNERYLLLHLLGRGGFSEVCKAFDMFEQRYVAVKIHQLNKNWREEKKENYHDRHACREYRIHKQLDHPRIVKLFDYFSLDTDTFCTVLEYCEGNDLNFYMKQHKLVSEKEARSIVMQIVNALRYLNQIRPPIIHYDLKPGNILLVDGTACGEIKITDFGLSKIMDDENYGVDGIDLTSQGAGTYWYLPPECFVIGKEPPKISSNVDVWSVGVIFFQCLYGRKPFGHNQSQQDILQENTILKATEVQFPVKPVASNEAKAFIRRCLAYRKEDRVHDSYLLPHMRRSSSSPASSSIISC